One Deinococcus humi genomic window, TAAGGCTGTGCAGCACGGACAATATTGAATCTGTGTTCTAGGCCGCCGGGGAGTCTCCCCGGCGATCTCACGTCGAACGGCTGGTACGGTCTCACCAAACAGTCCGTCTGGTTGCGACAGGCGCAGCCATTGGAGAAACAGCAGCGCCGCCAGACAGAGCACAGCGTGGTGGTGCAGGCCCTGCCAGTTTCGTCCTTCGAAATGATTCAGCCCGACTTCCTGCTTCAGTTCCCGGTGTCCCAGTTCACAAGACCAGCGCTGCTTGGTGACCTGGATCAGGTGCTCGAATGCCGTTTCAGGCGGCAGATTGCAGAGGTAATATTTCTTCTCATCGCGGGCTCGTTGCTCCCCGATCACCCAGGCACCTTCCCCGGGAAGGTGCTGACCGCGTGCGTTCTCGTTGCCATCGGCGAGACGCACGTACTTCGCGGCGAACGTGCCAATGAGCGGTCCTTTGGTTCCCTGGCGCCACATCACACGTCGCCAGGATTCACGGTCGAGCACCGACTCAATGGTTTCGGCATCCTCCGATGGCGTCGGATGCCGTGGGGGACGGCCTCGAAAATGTTTGGGAATGGGGATGAGGCGCACGTGGGCGGGATAGACCCGCTGGGTTTTGACCGTTCCGACGGACCAGCGTAATCCACGTTCCGTGAGGGCTCGCCGGAACCGTGCACTGACGCCATAACCAGCATCTGCCAGGACCATCCCATACTGAATTGTGCCCTTCAGGTCATCAATCTCCCGCAAGGCAATCTCCCATTTGGTGGACTGAAGCGGGTGTTCCTGTGGAACACCCGCTCTAACACAACGTTCTACGTTGGTGGACCACTCTGAGGGCAGGAACAACTTCAAACGCAGTGGAATCGGGATCTCGTCGCGGGCTAGCGTGATGGAAACGAGACACTGACAGTTGGTAATTTTCCCGACCTGCCCGGAGTACTGCCGCCCCACGCCGACTGAACGGGTACCGAATTTGGTGAGGCAGGTATCGTCGATGATTAGTACGGCACCTTTGCCGCCCAGAAGGTGCTGTGCACGGTCGGCAACGATTTGTTCCAGTCCCTGGATGTTCCAGGGACTGTCGGTGATGAAATGCTGGATCTGGTCGTATGTGCCTGGAGCCACCTGGGCGGCCAGGGGCTGCATGCTTTTCCGGTGCGCTGAGCTACAGAGGCCCTGAACGTATGTTGGTGCCCACAGCCTTTGAGCTTGATGGCGAAAACAGGTGAGAAATGGGGAAAACCAGGTGTGGAAGTGACGGGTCCACCGCGGGGATTGAGTGCGCTTCAGCAAGAAGGCCAGCATCGCAGATGCCGGCCCAAGTGGTTCGCCCGAATATTCCCCAAAGTACAGCTAAGAACGTGTTCAATTGCATTTAACGAGAATCCTGCCTGCTGGGCAGCTCTCAAGAAACGGACGTCATCCGCGACCTCCGGCGCATACACCCGGTGTCTATTCTCCAGCCGGGTGTGACGCAGCAGCCCGACGTTCGTCCAGTACCTTAGGACCCTGATTTCTTTCCCGTTGCCGCTGCCAGCTGCCTTATGGACCACACTGAGAGCACAGCACTCTGCCTTTCCATCATCAACATGCCCACACTTGGAGAGGTTCTGA contains:
- a CDS encoding IS701 family transposase translates to MLAFLLKRTQSPRWTRHFHTWFSPFLTCFRHQAQRLWAPTYVQGLCSSAHRKSMQPLAAQVAPGTYDQIQHFITDSPWNIQGLEQIVADRAQHLLGGKGAVLIIDDTCLTKFGTRSVGVGRQYSGQVGKITNCQCLVSITLARDEIPIPLRLKLFLPSEWSTNVERCVRAGVPQEHPLQSTKWEIALREIDDLKGTIQYGMVLADAGYGVSARFRRALTERGLRWSVGTVKTQRVYPAHVRLIPIPKHFRGRPPRHPTPSEDAETIESVLDRESWRRVMWRQGTKGPLIGTFAAKYVRLADGNENARGQHLPGEGAWVIGEQRARDEKKYYLCNLPPETAFEHLIQVTKQRWSCELGHRELKQEVGLNHFEGRNWQGLHHHAVLCLAALLFLQWLRLSQPDGLFGETVPAVRREIAGETPRRPRTQIQYCPCCTALFSGP
- a CDS encoding MerR family transcriptional regulator; translated protein: MVHKAAGSGNGKEIRVLRYWTNVGLLRHTRLENRHRVYAPEVADDVRFLRAAQQAGFSLNAIEHVLSCTLGNIRANHLGRHLRCWPSC